One Ananas comosus cultivar F153 linkage group 1, ASM154086v1, whole genome shotgun sequence DNA window includes the following coding sequences:
- the LOC109712556 gene encoding protein NRT1/ PTR FAMILY 5.10-like isoform X4 — protein sequence MMMMMMMMMNIDGSLGLEIAERFAYYGVASNLITYLTGPMGETNAAAAAAANAWSGAASMLPLLGALLADSCLGRYRTIALAALLYVLGYGMLTLSSTVPSIRPPDCTNSANPSACHPSPFQVAFFYFSLYLLAFAQGGDKPCGLAFGADQFDQNDPKECVSRSSFFNWWYFAMSMGITIAVIVLSYVQDNVGWGLGFGVPGIIMFLALVIFLLGTKTYRCYIVEKESPFARIGKMFLSLARSWKASLLRPREDIERQQTKSSTSEDECEQKRIDEAKGVLRLFPIWATSLVYAVVFAQLTTFFTKQGRTLDRAITSSLQVPPAALQSFGTLSIIAFVPLYDRILVPSARKFSKVHSGITMLQRIGAGMVVSLLSMVVAALVETKRLNTARDSGLIDEPNATVPMSFWWLVPQYVLIGIADVFTIIGLQEFFYDQVPDGLRSLGLALCLSILGVGNFISSFLISAIDKMTRKNGDSWFSNNLNRAHLDYFYWLLAVLSALELCLFLYYARSYNYKKKIAPLIGVVDYLGRPIARSRSGQWTSALFIIGVEITERFAFYGISSNLVMYLTGPLREPTAAAAAAVNTWSGAASMLPLLGALLADSCLGRYRTIVLASLLYVLGLGMLTFSSVLPSKCQEAVDTGSCGPPAFQVVFFYFSLYLVAFAQGGHKPCVQAFGADQFDQNDPKERLSRSSFFNWWYFGMCGGNIFTVTILNYIQDNVGWGLGFGIPCIAMLIALAVFLLGTKTYRFYPLEDESPFTRIGKSLVALARSKRGTANSKTSNECIENEDHAEDAKEALRLFPIWATCLIYAVVFSQFSTFFTKQASTLDRRITSTLQVPPAALQSFINVSAVAFIPIYDRLIVPVIRNFSKIPSGITMLQRIGIGMVMSLLSMVVAALVEMKRLKAASDYGLIDQPDVPIPMSLWWIIPQYVLVGTGDVFTMVGLQEFFYDQVPDALRSLGLALYLSIFGVGSFISSFLVTAIDVATRKSGESWFSNNLNRGHLDYFYWLLAGLSGLELVFYVYFAKGYVYKRKENSIVR from the exons atgatgatgatgatgatgatgatgatgaacaTTGATGGTAGTTTAGGGTTGGAGATAGCGGAGAGGTTTGCGTACTACGGGGTGGCGTCGAACCTGATAACGTACCTGACGGGGCCGATGGGGGAGACGaacgccgcggcggcggcggcggcgaacgcGTGGTCGGGGGCGGCGTCGATGCTGCCGCTGCTCGGCGCCCTCCTCGCCGACTCCTGCCTCGGCCGATACCGCACCATCGCCCTCGCCGCTCTCCTCTACGTCCTG GGCTATGGCATGCTGACTCTCTCTTCGACGGTCCCGTCTATCCGCCCTCCGGATTGCACGAACTCTGCGAATCCCTCGGCGTGCCATCCGTCGCCTTTCCAAGTCGCATTCTTCTACTTCTCCCTCTACCTACTTGCCTTTGCTCAAGGCGGCGACAAGCCGTGCGGCCTTGCATTCGGAGCTGACCAGTTCGACCAAAATGACCCTAAGGAGTGCGTCTCGCGGAGCTCcttcttcaattggtggtactTCGCCATGTCCATGGGCATCACCATCGCGGTTATCGTACTAAGTTATGTTCAAGATAACGTCGGTTGGGGCCTCGGCTTTGGAGTCCCCGGTATCATTATGTTCTTGGCTCTTGTTATCTTCTTGCTCGGGACGAAGACGTATCGATGTTATATAGTGGAGAAGGAGAGCCCCTTCGCTCGAATCGGCAAGATGTTTTTGTCATTGGCGAGGAGTTGGAAAGCGAGCCTTCTTCGGCCGAGAGAAGACATCGAAAGACAACAGACCAA ATCTTCGACATCGGAAGACGAATGTGAACAAAAACGGATAGACGAAGCCAAAGGAGTGCTCCGATTGTTCCCGATATGGGCGACTAGCTTAGTTTACGCCGTCGTCTTCGCCCAATTGACCACCTTCTTCACCAAGCAAGGGAGGACTCTAGATAGAGCCATTACTTCAAGCCTGCAAGTACCGCCCGCGGCTCTCCAAAGCTTCGGAACTCTCTCCATCATCGCCTTCGTCCCGCTCTATGATCGAATCCTCGTACCCTCAGCAAGGAAGTTCTCAAAGGTGCATTCGGGCATCACCATGCTTCAAAGAATCGGCGCGGGGATGGTCGTGTCCTTGCTCTCGATGGTGGTAGCAGCTCTCGTCGAAACGAAGAGGCTCAATACCGCTAGGGACTCCGGCTTAATCGACGAGCCAAATGCCACTGTTCCAATGAGCTTTTGGTGGTTGGTTCCTCAATACGTGCTTATCGGTATCGCCGACGTGTTCACCATAATAGGGTTGCAGGAGTTCTTCTATGATCAGGTTCCCGATGGTTTACGAAGCCTCGGTCTCGCTCTGTGCTTGAGTATATTGGGCGTCGGGAACTTCATTAGTAGTTTCCTTATTTCTGCGATCGATAAGATGACGAGGAAGAACGGAGATAGCTGGTTCTCGAATAACTTGAACCGTGCACATCTCGACTACTTCTATTGGCTTCTCGCGGTGCTCAGTGCTTTGGAATTGTGCTTGTTCTTATACTATGCGCGGAGTTATAACTACAAGAAGAAGATTGCA CCGTTGATCGGGGTCGTGGACTACCTCGGCCGTCCGATCGCCCGCTCCCGCTCCGGGCAGTGGACCTCCGCCCTCTTCATCATCG GTGTGGAGATCACGGAGCGGTTCGCGTTCTACGGCATCTCCTCGAACCTTGTCATGTACCTCACAGGGCCCCTCCGCGAGCCcacggccgctgccgccgccgccgtgaaCACGTGGTCAGGTGCCGCCTCTATGCTCCCGCTCCTCGGTGCACTTCTTGCTGATTCGTGCCTCGGGCGCTACCGCACCATCGTCCTCGCCTCCCTCCTCTATGTGCTG GGCCTCGGCATGTTAACCTTCTCATCAGTCCTACCATCCAAATGCCAAGAAGCCGTTGATACTGGTAGCTGCGGCCCTCCGGCTTTCCAAGTTGTTTTTTTCTACTTCTCCCTCTATCTCGTAGCTTTCGCCCAGGGAGGCCACAAGCCGTGCGTCCAAGCCTTCGGCGCCGACCAATTCGATCAGAACGACCCCAAGGAGCGCTTGTCGAGAAGCTCcttcttcaactggtggtactTCGGGATGTGCGGGGGCAACATCTTCACCGTAACAATCTTGAACTACATTCAAGACAACGTCGGTTGGGGACTTGGGTTCGGAATCCCGTGCATCGCCATGTTGATCGCGCTCGCGGTATTCTTGCTCGGGACGAAGACATATCGGTTCTATCCTTTGGAAGACGAGAGCCCCTTCACACGAATAGGCAAATCATTGGTGGCGCTTGCTAGAAGCAAGCGAGGAACGGCGAACTCGAA GACATCAAATGAATGCATTGAGAATGAGGATCATGCCGAGGACGCTAAAGAGGCACTTAGACTGTTTCCTATATGGGCAACTTGCCTGATATATGCAGTAGTTTTCTCGCAGTTTTCGACCTTCTTTACTAAGCAAGCTAGCACCTTAGACAGGAGGATAACTTCAACACTCCAAGTACCGCCAGCCGCGCTGCAAAGCTTCATCAATGTATCGGCAGTTGCTTTTATCCCCATCTACGATCGACTAATCGTACCAGTGATCCGGAACTTCTCGAAGATCCCTTCGGGAATCACCATGCTTCAGAGGATCGGCATCGGGATGGTCATGTCTCTTCTCTCGATGGTCGTAGCCGCTCTGGTGGAGATGAAGAGGCTCAAAGCTGCTTCTGATTACGGCCTGATCGACCAACCGGATGTGCCGATTCCCATGAGCTTGTGGTGGATAATTCCGCAGTACGTTCTGGTCGGAACCGGCGATGTGTTCACAATGGTCGGGTTGCAGGAGTTTTTCTACGATCAAGTGCCTGATGCATTGAGGAGCCTCGGATTAGCTCTATATCTAAGCATTTTCGGCGTAGGGAGCTTTATCAGCAGCTTTCTTGTGACGGCGATCGACGTCGCGACGAGGAAGAGCGGAGAGAGCTGGTTCTCGAACAATCTGAATCGGGGCCATCTCGATTACTTCTACTGGCTTCTCGCCGGGCTCAGCGGTTTAGAACTGGTGTTTTATGTTTACTTCGCGAAAGGATATGTCTACAAGAGAAAGGAAAATAGCATTGTTAGGTGA
- the LOC109712556 gene encoding protein NRT1/ PTR FAMILY 5.10-like isoform X1: MDQRRRCVEITERFAFYGISSNLVMYLTGPLREPTAAAAAAVNTWSGAASMLPLLGALLADSCLGRYRTIVLASLLYVLGLGMLTFSSVLPSKCQEAVDTGSCGPPAFQVVFFYFSLYLVAFAQGGHKPCVQAFGADQFDQNDPKERLSRSSFFNWWYFGMCGGNIFTVTILNYIQDNVGWGLGFGIPCIAMLIALAVFLLGTKTYRFYPLEDESPFTRIGKSLVALARSKRGTANSKTSNECIENEDHAEDAKEALRLFPIWATCLIYAVVFSQFSTFFTKQASTLDRRITSTLQVPPAALQSFINVSAVAFIPIYDRLIVPVIRNFSKIPSGITMLQRIGIGMVMSLLSMVVAALVEMKRLKAASDYGLIDQPDVPIPMSLWWIIPQYVLVGTGDVFTMVGLQEFFYDQVPDALRSLGLALYLSIFGVGSFISSFLVTAIDVATRKSGESWFSNNLNRGHLDYFYWLLAGLSGLELVFYVYFAKGYVYKRKENSIVR, from the exons ATGGATCAAAGAAGaagat GTGTGGAGATCACGGAGCGGTTCGCGTTCTACGGCATCTCCTCGAACCTTGTCATGTACCTCACAGGGCCCCTCCGCGAGCCcacggccgctgccgccgccgccgtgaaCACGTGGTCAGGTGCCGCCTCTATGCTCCCGCTCCTCGGTGCACTTCTTGCTGATTCGTGCCTCGGGCGCTACCGCACCATCGTCCTCGCCTCCCTCCTCTATGTGCTG GGCCTCGGCATGTTAACCTTCTCATCAGTCCTACCATCCAAATGCCAAGAAGCCGTTGATACTGGTAGCTGCGGCCCTCCGGCTTTCCAAGTTGTTTTTTTCTACTTCTCCCTCTATCTCGTAGCTTTCGCCCAGGGAGGCCACAAGCCGTGCGTCCAAGCCTTCGGCGCCGACCAATTCGATCAGAACGACCCCAAGGAGCGCTTGTCGAGAAGCTCcttcttcaactggtggtactTCGGGATGTGCGGGGGCAACATCTTCACCGTAACAATCTTGAACTACATTCAAGACAACGTCGGTTGGGGACTTGGGTTCGGAATCCCGTGCATCGCCATGTTGATCGCGCTCGCGGTATTCTTGCTCGGGACGAAGACATATCGGTTCTATCCTTTGGAAGACGAGAGCCCCTTCACACGAATAGGCAAATCATTGGTGGCGCTTGCTAGAAGCAAGCGAGGAACGGCGAACTCGAA GACATCAAATGAATGCATTGAGAATGAGGATCATGCCGAGGACGCTAAAGAGGCACTTAGACTGTTTCCTATATGGGCAACTTGCCTGATATATGCAGTAGTTTTCTCGCAGTTTTCGACCTTCTTTACTAAGCAAGCTAGCACCTTAGACAGGAGGATAACTTCAACACTCCAAGTACCGCCAGCCGCGCTGCAAAGCTTCATCAATGTATCGGCAGTTGCTTTTATCCCCATCTACGATCGACTAATCGTACCAGTGATCCGGAACTTCTCGAAGATCCCTTCGGGAATCACCATGCTTCAGAGGATCGGCATCGGGATGGTCATGTCTCTTCTCTCGATGGTCGTAGCCGCTCTGGTGGAGATGAAGAGGCTCAAAGCTGCTTCTGATTACGGCCTGATCGACCAACCGGATGTGCCGATTCCCATGAGCTTGTGGTGGATAATTCCGCAGTACGTTCTGGTCGGAACCGGCGATGTGTTCACAATGGTCGGGTTGCAGGAGTTTTTCTACGATCAAGTGCCTGATGCATTGAGGAGCCTCGGATTAGCTCTATATCTAAGCATTTTCGGCGTAGGGAGCTTTATCAGCAGCTTTCTTGTGACGGCGATCGACGTCGCGACGAGGAAGAGCGGAGAGAGCTGGTTCTCGAACAATCTGAATCGGGGCCATCTCGATTACTTCTACTGGCTTCTCGCCGGGCTCAGCGGTTTAGAACTGGTGTTTTATGTTTACTTCGCGAAAGGATATGTCTACAAGAGAAAGGAAAATAGCATTGTTAGGTGA
- the LOC109712556 gene encoding protein NRT1/ PTR FAMILY 5.10-like isoform X2: MGETNAAAAAAANAWSGAASMLPLLGALLADSCLGRYRTIALAALLYVLGYGMLTLSSTVPSIRPPDCTNSANPSACHPSPFQVAFFYFSLYLLAFAQGGDKPCGLAFGADQFDQNDPKECVSRSSFFNWWYFAMSMGITIAVIVLSYVQDNVGWGLGFGVPGIIMFLALVIFLLGTKTYRCYIVEKESPFARIGKMFLSLARSWKASLLRPREDIERQQTKSSTSEDECEQKRIDEAKGVLRLFPIWATSLVYAVVFAQLTTFFTKQGRTLDRAITSSLQVPPAALQSFGTLSIIAFVPLYDRILVPSARKFSKVHSGITMLQRIGAGMVVSLLSMVVAALVETKRLNTARDSGLIDEPNATVPMSFWWLVPQYVLIGIADVFTIIGLQEFFYDQVPDGLRSLGLALCLSILGVGNFISSFLISAIDKMTRKNGDSWFSNNLNRAHLDYFYWLLAVLSALELCLFLYYARSYNYKKKIAVL; encoded by the exons ATGGGGGAGACGaacgccgcggcggcggcggcggcgaacgcGTGGTCGGGGGCGGCGTCGATGCTGCCGCTGCTCGGCGCCCTCCTCGCCGACTCCTGCCTCGGCCGATACCGCACCATCGCCCTCGCCGCTCTCCTCTACGTCCTG GGCTATGGCATGCTGACTCTCTCTTCGACGGTCCCGTCTATCCGCCCTCCGGATTGCACGAACTCTGCGAATCCCTCGGCGTGCCATCCGTCGCCTTTCCAAGTCGCATTCTTCTACTTCTCCCTCTACCTACTTGCCTTTGCTCAAGGCGGCGACAAGCCGTGCGGCCTTGCATTCGGAGCTGACCAGTTCGACCAAAATGACCCTAAGGAGTGCGTCTCGCGGAGCTCcttcttcaattggtggtactTCGCCATGTCCATGGGCATCACCATCGCGGTTATCGTACTAAGTTATGTTCAAGATAACGTCGGTTGGGGCCTCGGCTTTGGAGTCCCCGGTATCATTATGTTCTTGGCTCTTGTTATCTTCTTGCTCGGGACGAAGACGTATCGATGTTATATAGTGGAGAAGGAGAGCCCCTTCGCTCGAATCGGCAAGATGTTTTTGTCATTGGCGAGGAGTTGGAAAGCGAGCCTTCTTCGGCCGAGAGAAGACATCGAAAGACAACAGACCAA ATCTTCGACATCGGAAGACGAATGTGAACAAAAACGGATAGACGAAGCCAAAGGAGTGCTCCGATTGTTCCCGATATGGGCGACTAGCTTAGTTTACGCCGTCGTCTTCGCCCAATTGACCACCTTCTTCACCAAGCAAGGGAGGACTCTAGATAGAGCCATTACTTCAAGCCTGCAAGTACCGCCCGCGGCTCTCCAAAGCTTCGGAACTCTCTCCATCATCGCCTTCGTCCCGCTCTATGATCGAATCCTCGTACCCTCAGCAAGGAAGTTCTCAAAGGTGCATTCGGGCATCACCATGCTTCAAAGAATCGGCGCGGGGATGGTCGTGTCCTTGCTCTCGATGGTGGTAGCAGCTCTCGTCGAAACGAAGAGGCTCAATACCGCTAGGGACTCCGGCTTAATCGACGAGCCAAATGCCACTGTTCCAATGAGCTTTTGGTGGTTGGTTCCTCAATACGTGCTTATCGGTATCGCCGACGTGTTCACCATAATAGGGTTGCAGGAGTTCTTCTATGATCAGGTTCCCGATGGTTTACGAAGCCTCGGTCTCGCTCTGTGCTTGAGTATATTGGGCGTCGGGAACTTCATTAGTAGTTTCCTTATTTCTGCGATCGATAAGATGACGAGGAAGAACGGAGATAGCTGGTTCTCGAATAACTTGAACCGTGCACATCTCGACTACTTCTATTGGCTTCTCGCGGTGCTCAGTGCTTTGGAATTGTGCTTGTTCTTATACTATGCGCGGAGTTATAACTACAAGAAGAAGATTGCAGTTTTGTGA
- the LOC109712556 gene encoding protein NRT1/ PTR FAMILY 5.10-like isoform X3 — protein MGLEIAERFAYYGVASNLITYLTGPMGETNAAAAAAANAWSGAASMLPLLGALLADSCLGRYRTIALAALLYVLGYGMLTLSSTVPSIRPPDCTNSANPSACHPSPFQVAFFYFSLYLLAFAQGGDKPCGLAFGADQFDQNDPKECVSRSSFFNWWYFAMSMGITIAVIVLSYVQDNVGWGLGFGVPGIIMFLALVIFLLGTKTYRCYIVEKESPFARIGKMFLSLARSWKASLLRPREDIERQQTKSSTSEDECEQKRIDEAKGVLRLFPIWATSLVYAVVFAQLTTFFTKQGRTLDRAITSSLQVPPAALQSFGTLSIIAFVPLYDRILVPSARKFSKVHSGITMLQRIGAGMVVSLLSMVVAALVETKRLNTARDSGLIDEPNATVPMSFWWLVPQYVLIGIADVFTIIGLQEFFYDQVPDGLRSLGLALCLSILGVGNFISSFLISAIDKMTRKNGDSWFSNNLNRAHLDYFYWLLAVLSALELCLFLYYARSYNYKKKIAVL, from the exons ATGG GGTTGGAGATAGCGGAGAGGTTTGCGTACTACGGGGTGGCGTCGAACCTGATAACGTACCTGACGGGGCCGATGGGGGAGACGaacgccgcggcggcggcggcggcgaacgcGTGGTCGGGGGCGGCGTCGATGCTGCCGCTGCTCGGCGCCCTCCTCGCCGACTCCTGCCTCGGCCGATACCGCACCATCGCCCTCGCCGCTCTCCTCTACGTCCTG GGCTATGGCATGCTGACTCTCTCTTCGACGGTCCCGTCTATCCGCCCTCCGGATTGCACGAACTCTGCGAATCCCTCGGCGTGCCATCCGTCGCCTTTCCAAGTCGCATTCTTCTACTTCTCCCTCTACCTACTTGCCTTTGCTCAAGGCGGCGACAAGCCGTGCGGCCTTGCATTCGGAGCTGACCAGTTCGACCAAAATGACCCTAAGGAGTGCGTCTCGCGGAGCTCcttcttcaattggtggtactTCGCCATGTCCATGGGCATCACCATCGCGGTTATCGTACTAAGTTATGTTCAAGATAACGTCGGTTGGGGCCTCGGCTTTGGAGTCCCCGGTATCATTATGTTCTTGGCTCTTGTTATCTTCTTGCTCGGGACGAAGACGTATCGATGTTATATAGTGGAGAAGGAGAGCCCCTTCGCTCGAATCGGCAAGATGTTTTTGTCATTGGCGAGGAGTTGGAAAGCGAGCCTTCTTCGGCCGAGAGAAGACATCGAAAGACAACAGACCAA ATCTTCGACATCGGAAGACGAATGTGAACAAAAACGGATAGACGAAGCCAAAGGAGTGCTCCGATTGTTCCCGATATGGGCGACTAGCTTAGTTTACGCCGTCGTCTTCGCCCAATTGACCACCTTCTTCACCAAGCAAGGGAGGACTCTAGATAGAGCCATTACTTCAAGCCTGCAAGTACCGCCCGCGGCTCTCCAAAGCTTCGGAACTCTCTCCATCATCGCCTTCGTCCCGCTCTATGATCGAATCCTCGTACCCTCAGCAAGGAAGTTCTCAAAGGTGCATTCGGGCATCACCATGCTTCAAAGAATCGGCGCGGGGATGGTCGTGTCCTTGCTCTCGATGGTGGTAGCAGCTCTCGTCGAAACGAAGAGGCTCAATACCGCTAGGGACTCCGGCTTAATCGACGAGCCAAATGCCACTGTTCCAATGAGCTTTTGGTGGTTGGTTCCTCAATACGTGCTTATCGGTATCGCCGACGTGTTCACCATAATAGGGTTGCAGGAGTTCTTCTATGATCAGGTTCCCGATGGTTTACGAAGCCTCGGTCTCGCTCTGTGCTTGAGTATATTGGGCGTCGGGAACTTCATTAGTAGTTTCCTTATTTCTGCGATCGATAAGATGACGAGGAAGAACGGAGATAGCTGGTTCTCGAATAACTTGAACCGTGCACATCTCGACTACTTCTATTGGCTTCTCGCGGTGCTCAGTGCTTTGGAATTGTGCTTGTTCTTATACTATGCGCGGAGTTATAACTACAAGAAGAAGATTGCAGTTTTGTGA